A DNA window from Acidobacteriota bacterium contains the following coding sequences:
- a CDS encoding HD domain-containing protein: protein MTEHSHKLIHAFGALAELGQEITNKNNFQETIRTSLHLISGALGIMRGSVARYSRFGHELNMLAVRGLGDDFPLSLQLCSEDERQFLSNGLNPIEISQAKVLPFFQVYDASFERRRLELFVPLVVRDEIVGALFLGEKATGEVYTSYEKEIICAMGQHIGVAIAQRNLMAEIERHAEQNRRLFDEMRSTYHDTVKAFAAAIDCKDKYTEGHSVRVGRFSEIIASELGWGSEEVEGAAVAGYLHDVGKLTVERKIINAPYRINAKESAELNKHPSVGYEILLPIHHPFTDVPLAAKYHHERLDGRGYPDGLYDREIPFIAKVVNLADSFDAMTTDRPYKARRPAKDVVEDLQRNAGRQFAPELVTSFLGGMLKELTGEERNKRFRRLLGREYMEAEGIVDKLRASLNEMAPTTPMTYVAAAASVGESQIVH from the coding sequence ATGACCGAACACTCTCATAAGTTGATCCACGCATTTGGGGCCCTGGCAGAACTCGGTCAGGAGATCACCAATAAGAACAACTTTCAAGAGACGATCCGCACGTCGCTGCATTTGATATCCGGAGCCCTGGGTATAATGCGCGGTTCGGTCGCGCGTTATTCGCGGTTTGGCCATGAGCTCAATATGCTCGCCGTTCGAGGCCTGGGTGACGATTTCCCACTCAGCCTGCAGCTCTGCAGCGAGGACGAACGCCAGTTCTTAAGCAACGGACTGAATCCGATCGAAATATCGCAGGCAAAGGTTTTACCATTCTTTCAGGTTTACGACGCCAGCTTTGAGCGTCGCCGGTTGGAGCTTTTTGTACCGCTAGTGGTTCGCGATGAGATCGTCGGAGCATTGTTCCTGGGCGAAAAAGCCACGGGCGAGGTTTACACCAGCTACGAAAAAGAGATCATCTGCGCGATGGGCCAGCACATCGGCGTTGCGATCGCTCAGCGAAACTTGATGGCTGAGATCGAACGCCACGCGGAACAAAATCGCCGGCTCTTCGACGAAATGCGGTCAACCTATCACGACACCGTCAAGGCGTTCGCCGCCGCGATTGACTGCAAAGATAAATATACCGAGGGCCATTCGGTACGGGTCGGGCGATTTTCAGAGATCATCGCATCGGAACTCGGCTGGGGCAGTGAGGAAGTTGAGGGAGCTGCAGTCGCAGGATATTTACATGATGTCGGCAAGCTAACCGTTGAGCGAAAGATCATCAACGCTCCGTATCGCATTAATGCCAAAGAATCTGCCGAGCTCAACAAACATCCGTCAGTCGGCTACGAAATTCTCCTTCCGATCCATCATCCGTTCACTGACGTTCCACTTGCGGCAAAATACCACCACGAACGCCTCGATGGCCGTGGTTATCCCGACGGTTTATATGACCGCGAGATCCCCTTCATTGCCAAGGTCGTGAACCTTGCTGACTCATTCGACGCAATGACGACCGATCGCCCATATAAGGCTCGCCGGCCGGCCAAAGATGTGGTCGAAGATCTGCAGAGAAATGCCGGCCGTCAGTTCGCACCGGAACTCGTAACCTCATTCCTTGGCGGTATGTTAAAGGAATTGACCGGAGAAGAAAGGAACAAGCGTTTTCGCCGCCTGCTCGGCCGCGAGTACATGGAAGCGGAAGGGATCGTAGACAAACTGAGAGCCTCGTTGAACGAAATGGCCCCGACGACACCCATGACCTACGTCGCCGCTGCCGCGTCGGTCGGTGAATCACAGATCGTTCACTAA
- a CDS encoding STAS domain-containing protein gives MITTTGIVESVEPVCDRSVIFADNYLNKLSGEQIEYECRRRIETGCRELELNFSRTEIINSIGISILLGVIDTASNKGAKVVFSEVSDETVELFEMLGLTNHVVIE, from the coding sequence GTGATTACAACCACTGGGATAGTTGAATCCGTTGAACCGGTCTGTGATCGGTCTGTGATCTTTGCCGATAATTATCTTAATAAATTAAGCGGTGAGCAGATCGAATATGAGTGCCGCCGCCGGATCGAAACCGGCTGCCGCGAGCTCGAACTGAACTTCTCCAGGACCGAGATAATAAATAGTATCGGTATTTCGATACTTCTCGGCGTTATCGACACCGCGTCGAACAAGGGAGCAAAGGTCGTTTTTTCGGAAGTTAGTGATGAGACCGTCGAGCTTTTTGAAATGCTGGGCCTCACAAACCACGTAGTTATTGAATAG